In the Brucella anthropi ATCC 49188 genome, one interval contains:
- the purM gene encoding phosphoribosylformylglycinamidine cyclo-ligase, translating to MTMENKPADKPVGQNGLTYAQAGVDIDAGNLMVEKIKPLVRSTRRPGADGEIGGFGGLFDLKAAGFKDPVLVAANDGVGTKLKIAIDADKHDTVGIDLVAMCVNDLVVQGAEPLFFLDYFATGKLSPDQGVDIVAGIAEGCRQAGSALIGGETAEMPGMYRDGDYDLAGFAVGAAERDRLLPRGDIAEGDVILGLASSGVHSNGFSLVRRIVELSGLGWKSDAPFQPGATLGEALLTPTRIYVKPLLAAIRASDGIKALAHITGGGFPDNIPRVLPEGLAAEIDLESISVPAVFSWLAKTGGVEPNEMLRTFNCGIGMIAVVKPEKVEEVVAALAAEGEKVVTLGQMVKRDKDGVVYKGTLSL from the coding sequence ATGACCATGGAAAATAAGCCCGCCGATAAGCCTGTTGGCCAGAACGGCCTGACCTATGCGCAGGCTGGTGTCGACATCGATGCTGGTAATCTGATGGTCGAGAAGATCAAGCCGCTCGTGCGCTCCACGCGCCGCCCCGGTGCGGATGGCGAGATTGGCGGCTTTGGCGGGCTGTTCGACCTCAAGGCTGCTGGCTTCAAGGATCCGGTACTCGTTGCCGCCAATGACGGTGTCGGCACCAAGCTGAAGATCGCCATCGATGCCGACAAGCACGACACGGTGGGCATTGATCTTGTTGCCATGTGCGTCAACGATCTCGTCGTTCAGGGTGCTGAACCGCTTTTCTTCCTCGACTATTTTGCGACGGGCAAGCTTTCGCCGGATCAGGGTGTCGATATCGTTGCGGGTATCGCAGAAGGATGCCGACAAGCCGGTAGCGCACTGATCGGCGGTGAAACCGCTGAAATGCCCGGCATGTATCGCGACGGCGATTATGATCTTGCCGGTTTCGCGGTTGGTGCGGCTGAACGCGACCGTCTGCTGCCGCGTGGCGACATTGCCGAAGGTGATGTCATACTCGGCCTTGCTTCGTCCGGTGTGCATTCCAACGGATTTTCTCTGGTGCGCCGCATCGTCGAACTCTCCGGCCTTGGCTGGAAGTCCGATGCCCCGTTCCAGCCGGGCGCGACGCTCGGCGAAGCGCTGCTGACCCCGACACGCATTTATGTGAAGCCTCTTCTTGCCGCGATCCGCGCTTCGGACGGCATCAAGGCGCTGGCCCACATCACCGGCGGCGGTTTTCCCGACAATATTCCGCGCGTCCTGCCGGAAGGTCTCGCTGCCGAAATCGATCTTGAGTCGATTTCCGTTCCGGCGGTCTTCTCCTGGCTTGCCAAGACGGGCGGCGTCGAGCCGAACGAAATGCTGCGCACATTCAATTGCGGCATCGGCATGATTGCCGTCGTGAAGCCTGAAAAGGTCGAGGAAGTCGTGGCTGCCCTTGCCGCTGAAGGCGAAAAGGTTGTCACGCTCGGCCAGATGGTGAAGCGTGACAAGGACGGCGTCGTCTATAAGGGTACGCTTTCCCTATGA